The following proteins are co-located in the Penaeus vannamei isolate JL-2024 chromosome 34, ASM4276789v1, whole genome shotgun sequence genome:
- the LOC113819058 gene encoding uncharacterized protein isoform X26, whose product MTRPLAVLYLVAVGVASAASPGPSPASAASPGPDLVRPQRDDDFSIEIFDPEDEILLSDLYAIGGYGLGAGFSGHRQTGVSGFRPGFQGQRGKPGKGSRYPVGGSLSGAGGFPSVGSGSLSGAGGFPSGSGFPSGAGGFPSRGSGSLSGAGGFPSGSGSLSGAGGFPSGSGSLSGAGGFPSGSGSLSGAGGFPSGSGSLSGAGGFPSGGSGSLSGAGGFPSGGGGFPSGSGSLSGAGGFPSGGSGSLSGAGGFPSGGSGSLSGAGGFPSGGGGFPSGSGSLSGSGGFPSGGSGSLSGSGGFPSGGSGSLSGSGGFPSGGSGSLSGAGGFPSGGGGFPSGSGSLSGAGGFPSGGSGSLSGAGGFPSGGGGFPSGSGSLSGAGGFPSGGSGSLSGAGGFPSGGGGFPSGSGSLSGSGGFPSGGGGFPSGSGSLSGSGGFPSGGSGSLSGSGGFPSGSGSLSGSGGFPSGGSGSLSGSGGFPSGSGSLSGSGGFPSGGSGFPSGSGSLSGSGGFPSGGSGSLPGSGGFPSGGSGSLSGSGGFPSGSGSSSGGSGFPSGGDGFPSLSGAGGFPSGGSGSLSGAGGFPSGSGSLSGAGGYPSGGSRSSAGKGGFPSGGSSRSSSRG is encoded by the exons ATGACGAGGCCGCTCGCCGTGCTCTACCTGGTGGCCGTGGGCGTCGCCAGCGCCGCGAGCCCCGGCCCCAGCCCCGCCAGCGCCGCGAGCCCCGGACCCGACCTCGTCCGGCCCCAACGCGACGACGACTTCTCCATCGAGATCTTCGATCCCGAGGACGAGATCCTCCTTTCCGACCTGTATGCAATCGGCGGCTACGGCTTAGGGGCAGGCTTCTCTGGGCACCGACAGACTGGTGTATCAGGATTCCGGCCCGGCTTCCAGGGCCAGCGGGGCAAGCCGGGAAAGGGAAGTCGCTACCCCGTAGGAGGATCCTTGTCAGGAGCAGGTGGATTCCCATCTGTAGGAAGTGGATCCTTATCAGGGGCAGGTGGATTCCCATCTGGAAGTGGATTCCCGTCAGGAGCAGGTGGATTCCCATCGAGAGGAAGTGGATCCTTATCAGGGGCAGGTGGATTCCCATCTGGGAGTGGATCCTTATCAGGAGCAGGTGGATTCCCATCTGGAAGTGGATCTTTGTCTGGAGCAGGTGGATTCCCGTCAGGAAGTGGATCCTTGTCAGGAGCAGGTGGATTCCCGTCAGGAAGTGGATCCTTGTCAGGAGCAGGTGGATTCCCATCTGGAGGAAGTGGATCCTTATCAGGGGCAGGTGGATTTCCATCTGGAGGAGGTGGATTCCCGTCAGGAAGCGGATCCTTGTCAGGAGCAGGTGGATTCCCATCTGGAGGAAGCGGATCCTTGTCAGGAGCAGGTGGATTCCCATCTGGAGGAAGTGGATCCTTATCAGGGGCAGGTGGATTCCCATCTGGAGGAGGTGGATTCCCGTCAGGAAGCGGATCCTTGTCTGGATCAGGTGGATTCCCATCTGGAGGAAGTGGATCCTTATCAGGATCAGGTGGATTCCCATCTGGAGGAAGTGGATCCTTATCAGGATCAGGTGGATTCCCATCTGGAGGAAGTGGATCCTTATCAGGGGCAGGTGGATTTCCATCTGGAGGAGGTGGATTCCCGTCAGGAAGCGGATCCTTGTCAGGAGCAGGTGGATTCCCATCTGGAGGAAGTGGATCCTTATCAGGGGCAGGTGGATTTCCATCTGGAGGAGGTGGATTCCCGTCAGGAAGCGGATCCTTGTCAGGAGCAGGTGGATTCCCATCTGGAGGAAGTGGATCCTTATCAGGGGCAGGTGGATTCCCATCTGGAGGAGGTGGATTCCCGTCAGGAAGCGGATCCTTGTCAGGATCAGGTGGATTCCCATCTGGAGGAGGTGGATTCCCGTCAGGAAGCGGATCCTTGTCTGGATCAGGTGGATTCCCATCTGGAGGAAGTGGATCCTTATCAGGATCAGGTGGATTCCCGTCAGGAAGCGGATCCTTGTCTGGATCAGGTGGATTCCCATCTGGAGGAAGTGGGTCCTTATCAGGATCAGGTGGATTCCCGTCAGGAAGTGGATCCTTGTCTGGATCAG GTGGATTTCCATCTGGAGGAAGTGGATTCCCGTCAGGAAGCGGATCCTTGTCTGGATCAGGTGGATTCCCATCTGGAGGAAGTGGATCCTTGCCTGGATCAGGTGGATTTCCATCTGGAGGAAGTGGATCCTTATCAGGATCAGGTGGATTCCCGTCAGGGAGCGGATCCTCGTCTGGAGGAAGTGGATTCCCATCTGGAGGAGATGGATTTCCATCGTTGTCAGGAGCAGGCGGATTCCCATCTGGAGGAAGTGGATCGTTGTCAGGAGCAGGTGGATTCCCGTCAGGAAGTGGATCGTTATCAGGAGCAGGTGGATATCCGTCAGGAGGAAGTAGATCCTCGGCTGGAAAAGGTGGATTCCCATCCGGAGGAAGTAGTCGCTCGTCTAGCAGAGGCTGA
- the LOC113819058 gene encoding loricrin-like isoform X14, with protein sequence MTRPLAVLYLVAVGVASAASPGPSPASAASPGPDLVRPQRDDDFSIEIFDPEDEILLSDLYAIGGYGLGAGFSGHRQTGVSGFRPGFQGQRGKPGKGSRYPVGGSLSGAGGFPSVGSGSLSGAGGFPSGSGFPSGAGGFPSRGSGSLSGAGGFPSGSGSLSGAGGFPSGSGSLSGAGGFPSGSGSLSGAGGFPSGSGSLSGAGGFPSGGSGSLSGAGGFPSGGGGFPSGSGSLSGAGGFPSGGSGSLSGAGGFPSGGSGSLSGAGGFPSGGGGFPSGSGSLSGSGGFPSGGSGSLSGSGGFPSGGSGSLSGSGGFPSGGSGSLSGAGGFPSGGGGFPSGSGSLSGAGGFPSGGSGSLSGAGGFPSGGGGFPSGSGSLSGAGGFPSGGSGSLSGAGGFPSGGGGFPSGSGSLSGSGGFPSGGSGSLSGSGGFPSGGSGSLSGSGGFPSGSGSLSGSGGFPSGGSGFPSGSGSLSGSGGFPSGSGFPSESGSLSGSGGFPSGSGSLSGSGGFPSGGSGFPSGSGSLSGSGGFPSGGSGSLPGSGGFPSGGSGSLSGSGGFPSGSGSSSGGSGFPSGGDGFPSLSGAGGFPSGGSGSLSGAGGFPSGSGSLSGAGGYPSGGSRSSAGKGGFPSGGSSRSSSRG encoded by the exons ATGACGAGGCCGCTCGCCGTGCTCTACCTGGTGGCCGTGGGCGTCGCCAGCGCCGCGAGCCCCGGCCCCAGCCCCGCCAGCGCCGCGAGCCCCGGACCCGACCTCGTCCGGCCCCAACGCGACGACGACTTCTCCATCGAGATCTTCGATCCCGAGGACGAGATCCTCCTTTCCGACCTGTATGCAATCGGCGGCTACGGCTTAGGGGCAGGCTTCTCTGGGCACCGACAGACTGGTGTATCAGGATTCCGGCCCGGCTTCCAGGGCCAGCGGGGCAAGCCGGGAAAGGGAAGTCGCTACCCCGTAGGAGGATCCTTGTCAGGAGCAGGTGGATTCCCATCTGTAGGAAGTGGATCCTTATCAGGGGCAGGTGGATTCCCATCTGGAAGTGGATTCCCGTCAGGAGCAGGTGGATTCCCATCGAGAGGAAGTGGATCCTTATCAGGGGCAGGTGGATTCCCATCTGGGAGTGGATCCTTATCAGGAGCAGGTGGATTCCCATCTGGAAGTGGATCTTTGTCTGGAGCAGGTGGATTCCCGTCAGGAAGTGGATCCTTGTCAGGAGCAGGTGGATTCCCGTCAGGAAGTGGATCCTTGTCAGGAGCAGGTGGATTCCCATCTGGAGGAAGTGGATCCTTATCAGGGGCAGGTGGATTTCCATCTGGAGGAGGTGGATTCCCGTCAGGAAGCGGATCCTTGTCAGGAGCAGGTGGATTCCCATCTGGAGGAAGCGGATCCTTGTCAGGAGCAGGTGGATTCCCATCTGGAGGAAGTGGATCCTTATCAGGGGCAGGTGGATTCCCATCTGGAGGAGGTGGATTCCCGTCAGGAAGCGGATCCTTGTCTGGATCAGGTGGATTCCCATCTGGAGGAAGTGGATCCTTATCAGGATCAGGTGGATTCCCATCTGGAGGAAGTGGATCCTTATCAGGATCAGGTGGATTCCCATCTGGAGGAAGTGGATCCTTATCAGGGGCAGGTGGATTTCCATCTGGAGGAGGTGGATTCCCGTCAGGAAGCGGATCCTTGTCAGGAGCAGGTGGATTCCCATCTGGAGGAAGTGGATCCTTATCAGGGGCAGGTGGATTTCCATCTGGAGGAGGTGGATTCCCGTCAGGAAGCGGATCCTTGTCAGGAGCAGGTGGATTCCCATCTGGAGGAAGTGGATCCTTATCAGGGGCAGGTGGATTCCCATCTGGAGGAGGTGGATTCCCGTCAGGAAGCGGATCCTTGTCAGGATCAG GTGGATTCCCATCTGGAGGAAGTGGATCCTTATCAGGATCAG GTGGATTCCCATCTGGAGGAAGTGGGTCCTTATCAGGATCAGGTGGATTCCCGTCAGGAAGTGGATCCTTGTCTGGATCAGGTGGATTCCCATCTGGAGGAAGTGGATTCCCGTCAGGAAGCGGATCCTTGTCTGGATCAGGTGGATTTCCATCTGGAAGTGGATTCCCGTCAGAAAGTGGATCCTTGTCTGGATCAGGTGGATTCCCATCTGGAAGTGGATCCTTATCAGGATCAGGTGGATTTCCATCTGGAGGAAGTGGATTCCCGTCAGGAAGCGGATCCTTGTCTGGATCAGGTGGATTCCCATCTGGAGGAAGTGGATCCTTGCCTGGATCAGGTGGATTTCCATCTGGAGGAAGTGGATCCTTATCAGGATCAGGTGGATTCCCGTCAGGGAGCGGATCCTCGTCTGGAGGAAGTGGATTCCCATCTGGAGGAGATGGATTTCCATCGTTGTCAGGAGCAGGCGGATTCCCATCTGGAGGAAGTGGATCGTTGTCAGGAGCAGGTGGATTCCCGTCAGGAAGTGGATCGTTATCAGGAGCAGGTGGATATCCGTCAGGAGGAAGTAGATCCTCGGCTGGAAAAGGTGGATTCCCATCCGGAGGAAGTAGTCGCTCGTCTAGCAGAGGCTGA
- the LOC113819058 gene encoding loricrin-like isoform X23, which translates to MTRPLAVLYLVAVGVASAASPGPSPASAASPGPDLVRPQRDDDFSIEIFDPEDEILLSDLYAIGGYGLGAGFSGHRQTGVSGFRPGFQGQRGKPGKGSRYPVGGSLSGAGGFPSVGSGSLSGAGGFPSGSGFPSGAGGFPSRGSGSLSGAGGFPSGSGSLSGAGGFPSGSGSLSGAGGFPSGSGSLSGAGGFPSGSGSLSGAGGFPSGGSGSLSGAGGFPSGGGGFPSGSGSLSGAGGFPSGGSGSLSGAGGFPSGGSGSLSGAGGFPSGGGGFPSGSGSLSGSGGFPSGGSGSLSGSGGFPSGGSGSLSGSGGFPSGGSGSLSGAGGFPSGGGGFPSGSGSLSGAGGFPSGGSGSLSGAGGFPSGGGGFPSGSGSLSGAGGFPSGGSGSLSGAGGFPSGGGGFPSGSGSLSGSGGFPSGGSGSLSGSGGFPSGSGSLSGSGGFPSGGSGFPSGSGSLSGSGGFPSGSGFPSESGSLSGSGGFPSGSGSLSGSGGFPSGGSGFPSGSGSLSGSGGFPSGGSGSLPGSGGFPSGGSGSLSGSGGFPSGSGSSSGGSGFPSGGDGFPSLSGAGGFPSGGSGSLSGAGGFPSGSGSLSGAGGYPSGGSRSSAGKGGFPSGGSSRSSSRG; encoded by the exons ATGACGAGGCCGCTCGCCGTGCTCTACCTGGTGGCCGTGGGCGTCGCCAGCGCCGCGAGCCCCGGCCCCAGCCCCGCCAGCGCCGCGAGCCCCGGACCCGACCTCGTCCGGCCCCAACGCGACGACGACTTCTCCATCGAGATCTTCGATCCCGAGGACGAGATCCTCCTTTCCGACCTGTATGCAATCGGCGGCTACGGCTTAGGGGCAGGCTTCTCTGGGCACCGACAGACTGGTGTATCAGGATTCCGGCCCGGCTTCCAGGGCCAGCGGGGCAAGCCGGGAAAGGGAAGTCGCTACCCCGTAGGAGGATCCTTGTCAGGAGCAGGTGGATTCCCATCTGTAGGAAGTGGATCCTTATCAGGGGCAGGTGGATTCCCATCTGGAAGTGGATTCCCGTCAGGAGCAGGTGGATTCCCATCGAGAGGAAGTGGATCCTTATCAGGGGCAGGTGGATTCCCATCTGGGAGTGGATCCTTATCAGGAGCAGGTGGATTCCCATCTGGAAGTGGATCTTTGTCTGGAGCAGGTGGATTCCCGTCAGGAAGTGGATCCTTGTCAGGAGCAGGTGGATTCCCGTCAGGAAGTGGATCCTTGTCAGGAGCAGGTGGATTCCCATCTGGAGGAAGTGGATCCTTATCAGGGGCAGGTGGATTTCCATCTGGAGGAGGTGGATTCCCGTCAGGAAGCGGATCCTTGTCAGGAGCAGGTGGATTCCCATCTGGAGGAAGCGGATCCTTGTCAGGAGCAGGTGGATTCCCATCTGGAGGAAGTGGATCCTTATCAGGGGCAGGTGGATTCCCATCTGGAGGAGGTGGATTCCCGTCAGGAAGCGGATCCTTGTCTGGATCAGGTGGATTCCCATCTGGAGGAAGTGGATCCTTATCAGGATCAGGTGGATTCCCATCTGGAGGAAGTGGATCCTTATCAGGATCAGGTGGATTCCCATCTGGAGGAAGTGGATCCTTATCAGGGGCAGGTGGATTTCCATCTGGAGGAGGTGGATTCCCGTCAGGAAGCGGATCCTTGTCAGGAGCAGGTGGATTCCCATCTGGAGGAAGTGGATCCTTATCAGGGGCAGGTGGATTTCCATCTGGAGGAGGTGGATTCCCGTCAGGAAGCGGATCCTTGTCAGGAGCAGGTGGATTCCCATCTGGAGGAAGTGGATCCTTATCAGGGGCAGGTGGATTCCCATCTGGAGGAGGTGGATTCCCGTCAGGAAGCGGATCCTTGTCAGGATCAG GTGGATTCCCATCTGGAGGAAGTGGGTCCTTATCAGGATCAGGTGGATTCCCGTCAGGAAGTGGATCCTTGTCTGGATCAGGTGGATTCCCATCTGGAGGAAGTGGATTCCCGTCAGGAAGCGGATCCTTGTCTGGATCAGGTGGATTTCCATCTGGAAGTGGATTCCCGTCAGAAAGTGGATCCTTGTCTGGATCAGGTGGATTCCCATCTGGAAGTGGATCCTTATCAGGATCAGGTGGATTTCCATCTGGAGGAAGTGGATTCCCGTCAGGAAGCGGATCCTTGTCTGGATCAGGTGGATTCCCATCTGGAGGAAGTGGATCCTTGCCTGGATCAGGTGGATTTCCATCTGGAGGAAGTGGATCCTTATCAGGATCAGGTGGATTCCCGTCAGGGAGCGGATCCTCGTCTGGAGGAAGTGGATTCCCATCTGGAGGAGATGGATTTCCATCGTTGTCAGGAGCAGGCGGATTCCCATCTGGAGGAAGTGGATCGTTGTCAGGAGCAGGTGGATTCCCGTCAGGAAGTGGATCGTTATCAGGAGCAGGTGGATATCCGTCAGGAGGAAGTAGATCCTCGGCTGGAAAAGGTGGATTCCCATCCGGAGGAAGTAGTCGCTCGTCTAGCAGAGGCTGA
- the LOC113819058 gene encoding loricrin-like isoform X2, translated as MTRPLAVLYLVAVGVASAASPGPSPASAASPGPDLVRPQRDDDFSIEIFDPEDEILLSDLYAIGGYGLGAGFSGHRQTGVSGFRPGFQGQRGKPGKGSRYPVGGSLSGAGGFPSVGSGSLSGAGGFPSGSGFPSGAGGFPSRGSGSLSGAGGFPSGSGSLSGAGGFPSGSGSLSGAGGFPSGSGSLSGAGGFPSGSGSLSGAGGFPSGGSGSLSGAGGFPSGGGGFPSGSGSLSGAGGFPSGGSGSLSGAGGFPSGGSGSLSGAGGFPSGGGGFPSGSGSLSGSGGFPSGGSGSLSGSGGFPSGGSGSLSGSGGFPSGGSGSLSGAGGFPSGGGGFPSGSGSLSGAGGFPSGGSGSLSGAGGFPSGGGGFPSGSGSLSGAGGFPSGGSGSLSGAGGFPSGGGGFPSGSGSLSGSGGFPSGGGGFPSGSGSLSGSGGFPSGGSGSLSGSGGFPSGGSGSLSGSGGFPSGSGSLSGSGGFPSGGSGFPSGSGSLSGSGGFPSGSGFPSESGSLSGSGGFPSGSGSLSGSGGFPSGGSGFPSGSGSLSGSGGFPSGGSGSLPGSGGFPSGGSGSLSGSGGFPSGSGSSSGGSGFPSGGDGFPSLSGAGGFPSGGSGSLSGAGGFPSGSGSLSGAGGYPSGGSRSSAGKGGFPSGGSSRSSSRG; from the exons ATGACGAGGCCGCTCGCCGTGCTCTACCTGGTGGCCGTGGGCGTCGCCAGCGCCGCGAGCCCCGGCCCCAGCCCCGCCAGCGCCGCGAGCCCCGGACCCGACCTCGTCCGGCCCCAACGCGACGACGACTTCTCCATCGAGATCTTCGATCCCGAGGACGAGATCCTCCTTTCCGACCTGTATGCAATCGGCGGCTACGGCTTAGGGGCAGGCTTCTCTGGGCACCGACAGACTGGTGTATCAGGATTCCGGCCCGGCTTCCAGGGCCAGCGGGGCAAGCCGGGAAAGGGAAGTCGCTACCCCGTAGGAGGATCCTTGTCAGGAGCAGGTGGATTCCCATCTGTAGGAAGTGGATCCTTATCAGGGGCAGGTGGATTCCCATCTGGAAGTGGATTCCCGTCAGGAGCAGGTGGATTCCCATCGAGAGGAAGTGGATCCTTATCAGGGGCAGGTGGATTCCCATCTGGGAGTGGATCCTTATCAGGAGCAGGTGGATTCCCATCTGGAAGTGGATCTTTGTCTGGAGCAGGTGGATTCCCGTCAGGAAGTGGATCCTTGTCAGGAGCAGGTGGATTCCCGTCAGGAAGTGGATCCTTGTCAGGAGCAGGTGGATTCCCATCTGGAGGAAGTGGATCCTTATCAGGGGCAGGTGGATTTCCATCTGGAGGAGGTGGATTCCCGTCAGGAAGCGGATCCTTGTCAGGAGCAGGTGGATTCCCATCTGGAGGAAGCGGATCCTTGTCAGGAGCAGGTGGATTCCCATCTGGAGGAAGTGGATCCTTATCAGGGGCAGGTGGATTCCCATCTGGAGGAGGTGGATTCCCGTCAGGAAGCGGATCCTTGTCTGGATCAGGTGGATTCCCATCTGGAGGAAGTGGATCCTTATCAGGATCAGGTGGATTCCCATCTGGAGGAAGTGGATCCTTATCAGGATCAGGTGGATTCCCATCTGGAGGAAGTGGATCCTTATCAGGGGCAGGTGGATTTCCATCTGGAGGAGGTGGATTCCCGTCAGGAAGCGGATCCTTGTCAGGAGCAGGTGGATTCCCATCTGGAGGAAGTGGATCCTTATCAGGGGCAGGTGGATTTCCATCTGGAGGAGGTGGATTCCCGTCAGGAAGCGGATCCTTGTCAGGAGCAGGTGGATTCCCATCTGGAGGAAGTGGATCCTTATCAGGGGCAGGTGGATTCCCATCTGGAGGAGGTGGATTCCCGTCAGGAAGCGGATCCTTGTCAGGATCAGGTGGATTCCCATCTGGAGGAGGTGGATTCCCGTCAGGAAGCGGATCCTTGTCTGGATCAGGTGGATTCCCATCTGGAGGAAGTGGATCCTTATCAGGATCAG GTGGATTCCCATCTGGAGGAAGTGGGTCCTTATCAGGATCAGGTGGATTCCCGTCAGGAAGTGGATCCTTGTCTGGATCAGGTGGATTCCCATCTGGAGGAAGTGGATTCCCGTCAGGAAGCGGATCCTTGTCTGGATCAGGTGGATTTCCATCTGGAAGTGGATTCCCGTCAGAAAGTGGATCCTTGTCTGGATCAGGTGGATTCCCATCTGGAAGTGGATCCTTATCAGGATCAGGTGGATTTCCATCTGGAGGAAGTGGATTCCCGTCAGGAAGCGGATCCTTGTCTGGATCAGGTGGATTCCCATCTGGAGGAAGTGGATCCTTGCCTGGATCAGGTGGATTTCCATCTGGAGGAAGTGGATCCTTATCAGGATCAGGTGGATTCCCGTCAGGGAGCGGATCCTCGTCTGGAGGAAGTGGATTCCCATCTGGAGGAGATGGATTTCCATCGTTGTCAGGAGCAGGCGGATTCCCATCTGGAGGAAGTGGATCGTTGTCAGGAGCAGGTGGATTCCCGTCAGGAAGTGGATCGTTATCAGGAGCAGGTGGATATCCGTCAGGAGGAAGTAGATCCTCGGCTGGAAAAGGTGGATTCCCATCCGGAGGAAGTAGTCGCTCGTCTAGCAGAGGCTGA
- the LOC113819058 gene encoding loricrin-like isoform X16 has protein sequence MTRPLAVLYLVAVGVASAASPGPSPASAASPGPDLVRPQRDDDFSIEIFDPEDEILLSDLYAIGGYGLGAGFSGHRQTGVSGFRPGFQGQRGKPGKGSRYPVGGSLSGAGGFPSVGSGSLSGAGGFPSGSGFPSGAGGFPSRGSGSLSGAGGFPSGSGSLSGAGGFPSGSGSLSGAGGFPSGSGSLSGAGGFPSGSGSLSGAGGFPSGGSGSLSGAGGFPSGGGGFPSGSGSLSGAGGFPSGGSGSLSGAGGFPSGGSGSLSGAGGFPSGGGGFPSGSGSLSGSGGFPSGGSGSLSGSGGFPSGGSGSLSGSGGFPSGGSGSLSGAGGFPSGGGGFPSGSGSLSGAGGFPSGGSGSLSGAGGFPSGGGGFPSGSGSLSGAGGFPSGGSGSLSGAGGFPSGGGGFPSGSGSLSGSGGFPSGGSGSLSGSGGFPSGGSGSLSGSGGFPSGSGSLSGSGGFPSGGSGFPSGSGSLSGSGGFPSGSGFPSESGSLSGSGGFPSGSGSLSGSGGFPSGGSGFPSGSGSLSGSGGFPSGGSGSLPGSGGFPSGGSGSLSGSGGFPSGSGSSSGGSGFPSGGDGFPSLSGAGGFPSGGSGSLSGAGGFPSGSGSLSGAGGYPSGGSRSSAGKGGFPSGGSSRSSSRG, from the exons ATGACGAGGCCGCTCGCCGTGCTCTACCTGGTGGCCGTGGGCGTCGCCAGCGCCGCGAGCCCCGGCCCCAGCCCCGCCAGCGCCGCGAGCCCCGGACCCGACCTCGTCCGGCCCCAACGCGACGACGACTTCTCCATCGAGATCTTCGATCCCGAGGACGAGATCCTCCTTTCCGACCTGTATGCAATCGGCGGCTACGGCTTAGGGGCAGGCTTCTCTGGGCACCGACAGACTGGTGTATCAGGATTCCGGCCCGGCTTCCAGGGCCAGCGGGGCAAGCCGGGAAAGGGAAGTCGCTACCCCGTAGGAGGATCCTTGTCAGGAGCAGGTGGATTCCCATCTGTAGGAAGTGGATCCTTATCAGGGGCAGGTGGATTCCCATCTGGAAGTGGATTCCCGTCAGGAGCAGGTGGATTCCCATCGAGAGGAAGTGGATCCTTATCAGGGGCAGGTGGATTCCCATCTGGGAGTGGATCCTTATCAGGAGCAGGTGGATTCCCATCTGGAAGTGGATCTTTGTCTGGAGCAGGTGGATTCCCGTCAGGAAGTGGATCCTTGTCAGGAGCAGGTGGATTCCCGTCAGGAAGTGGATCCTTGTCAGGAGCAGGTGGATTCCCATCTGGAGGAAGTGGATCCTTATCAGGGGCAGGTGGATTTCCATCTGGAGGAGGTGGATTCCCGTCAGGAAGCGGATCCTTGTCAGGAGCAGGTGGATTCCCATCTGGAGGAAGCGGATCCTTGTCAGGAGCAGGTGGATTCCCATCTGGAGGAAGTGGATCCTTATCAGGGGCAGGTGGATTCCCATCTGGAGGAGGTGGATTCCCGTCAGGAAGCGGATCCTTGTCTGGATCAGGTGGATTCCCATCTGGAGGAAGTGGATCCTTATCAGGATCAGGTGGATTCCCATCTGGAGGAAGTGGATCCTTATCAGGATCAGGTGGATTCCCATCTGGAGGAAGTGGATCCTTATCAGGGGCAGGTGGATTTCCATCTGGAGGAGGTGGATTCCCGTCAGGAAGCGGATCCTTGTCAGGAGCAGGTGGATTCCCATCTGGAGGAAGTGGATCCTTATCAGGGGCAGGTGGATTTCCATCTGGAGGAGGTGGATTCCCGTCAGGAAGCGGATCCTTGTCAGGAGCAGGTGGATTCCCATCTGGAGGAAGTGGATCCTTATCAGGGGCAGGTGGATTCCCATCTGGAGGAG GTGGATTCCCGTCAGGAAGCGGATCCTTGTCTGGATCAGGTGGATTCCCATCTGGAGGAAGTGGATCCTTATCAGGATCAG GTGGATTCCCATCTGGAGGAAGTGGGTCCTTATCAGGATCAGGTGGATTCCCGTCAGGAAGTGGATCCTTGTCTGGATCAGGTGGATTCCCATCTGGAGGAAGTGGATTCCCGTCAGGAAGCGGATCCTTGTCTGGATCAGGTGGATTTCCATCTGGAAGTGGATTCCCGTCAGAAAGTGGATCCTTGTCTGGATCAGGTGGATTCCCATCTGGAAGTGGATCCTTATCAGGATCAGGTGGATTTCCATCTGGAGGAAGTGGATTCCCGTCAGGAAGCGGATCCTTGTCTGGATCAGGTGGATTCCCATCTGGAGGAAGTGGATCCTTGCCTGGATCAGGTGGATTTCCATCTGGAGGAAGTGGATCCTTATCAGGATCAGGTGGATTCCCGTCAGGGAGCGGATCCTCGTCTGGAGGAAGTGGATTCCCATCTGGAGGAGATGGATTTCCATCGTTGTCAGGAGCAGGCGGATTCCCATCTGGAGGAAGTGGATCGTTGTCAGGAGCAGGTGGATTCCCGTCAGGAAGTGGATCGTTATCAGGAGCAGGTGGATATCCGTCAGGAGGAAGTAGATCCTCGGCTGGAAAAGGTGGATTCCCATCCGGAGGAAGTAGTCGCTCGTCTAGCAGAGGCTGA